The nucleotide sequence GAATGCGTTTTGAACAGAACCAAAAACTCTTAATTTAGAATTTTCATTAATAAAGCTTGGAAAATTATATCCTATATTGATATTATCCATTCTTAAGAATGACCCATTTTCGACATAATAGTCACTGAAATATTGAGGAGTATCAAACTGAGTATCCAGATAACTCGTATGTATGTTCTGTAAGTAGTTGTTTGCTTTTATTCCTGATAGGTTACCAAATTGGGAAGCTTGGTTATTATAAACATAATTACCAAAACTCGCTCTCATTGTAAATCCTAAATCCCAGTTTTTATATGTAAATCTAGATGAAAAACCCAGTAATAGTTCTGGTGCAGGAGATTTATATTGATACAGATCCCCACTATTAATAATCCCATCCCCGTTACGGTCCACATAGACACCTTCAATCGGTTTACCTTGCTGATTATAAACCTGTTGATAAACATAGAAAGCATTAGGTTGATATCCTTCTGCATGAACTTGGATCGTACTTCCCGTACCTCCAGAGATTCCACCTGTTAAAACAGAAGTTGATGCAAGGTTGGTAATTTCAGATTTATAATGAGTGGCATTCAAATTAAACTCCCATGAGAAGTTTTCATTTTTGATCGCTTCAACTCCCATATTGAATTCGATACCTCTGTTTCTCATATCTCCAACATTGGTCAACAACAAGTTTGTTAAATTAGCTCCAGCAGGGACAGGCACTACACTCAACAAATCTTTTGTTTCTTTTTCATAAACCTCAATACTACCATTAATTCTATTATTTAAGAATCCAAAATCAAGTCCCAAGTTCTTAGTAGTAGTAGTTTCCCATTTGATATTTTTATCATAACCCTGTCCTCGTAAAGTATTATAAAAAACATCTCCAATTTGATACTGGGCACCACTGTTAGATTGTACATATCTGGCTAAATAAGGGTAATCATTGTTATTAATATCCTGTTGACCAGTTTGTCCCCAACCAACTCTCAATTTTAAAGTAGAGAATACATTGGTATTTTTAATAAAGTTTTCCTGATCTATTCTCCATGCTAATGCCACAGATGGGAAATATCCTACTCTATTATCTTCACTAAATCTTGAAGAAGCATCTCTTCTTACCGAAGCTGTTAAAAGGTACTTTTTATCAAAAGTATAGTTCAATCTGGCAAAGTAAGAAATCAATGTATTTTGGGTAAAGAAGTCGTTTCCTGTTTGTGGATTCATTGTTCCATTACCATAACTTGTTGGTGCAAAAGGTTCGCTTCGTTGCCAATCTTGATAAGAGTACCCCGCAGTAATATCCACTAATGAATTGATTGCTGATATATCTTTGGTATAATTTAAATAAAACTCTAATAACTTGTTTTTTTTCTCTTGAGTATATCTTCTGTAAGAGCCTTTTCTATAGTACTCTGTTGCTGCTGTTGGTAAAACCGTAGTATTCCCGTTAGAATCAGAATAATCGTAGCCTAAATTAAGATTTGCTCTTAACTCAGGCAGGAAATGCATTTTATAATCAAACTGGATATTACCCAAAACTCGGCTAACATACGAAAGATCATAGCGCTGATTAAGCATAGATAAAGGGTTTTTTGTTCCATTCGTATTTGGTGTACCAGTAGAATCCAACCATTCAAAATATCCACCATAGTTCTCAAAACCCGGTGCAAAAACAGATTGTGTTGGATCAAACACTACAGCAGCACCTACAGCTCCATCATCCTTGAAACGGTTTTCAACATATGTACCTTTCAAATTGAAATTAATATCCAAGTGATTATCAAAAAATTTAGGATTCAAATTTAATGAAGCAGTTGACCTTTCAATATTATTAGTTTTAATAATACCATCTTGATTAAGATAACCTAAGGATAATCTATATGGCAACCCTTTCACTCCTCCAGATAGAGAAAGTGTGTTATCGAACCCAACCGCAGTTTGGTAGATTTCTTTTTGCCAATTAGTATTAGATTTTCCTAAAAGAAGTTTGTAATTATTAGCAGCCTTAGAATTGACTACATCCCTGAACTGATCAGCCGATAACATCTCCACAGTCCCCATCTTATCATAAACAGAAGTAGTGGTGGTATAAGTCGCTTTTAATTTACCCGTTTTCCCTCTTTTCGTAGTGATAATAATAACTCCATTAGATGCTCTTGACCCATAGATAGCAGTAGCAGAAGCATCCTTCAAGATATTAAACGACTCAATATCATTGGGGTTTATCAATGCCAATGGATTAGAAGCTCCACTAATACCATTATTATCCAAAGGCACACCATCAATAACGATCAATGGATCATTACTAGCATTAAGGGAAGCTCCTCCTCTAATTCTAATAGTTGAACCAGCACCAGGCGCTCCACTGTTTGTAGTAATTTGTATACCCGAAGCTTTCCCTTGTATCAGTTGTTCTGGCGAATTAACACTCCCTTCGTTAAAGTCCTTTGCTGAAATAGCAGTAATAGAACCAGTAAGGTCTGTTTTTTTCTTAGCACCATAACCAATCAGCACAACCTGTTCGATCTCAGTTTCTTTTTTCACCGAATCATTTTGTTGTGCATGTAGCATTGATCCGAGCAATAGAAAAGCTGGAGCAATTTTTAATACATTATAGTTTCTCACAAAAAATAAATTTTTAAGGTTTATATTATTTTCTTATTTGTCTCTAAATTACACTTAATCTAGTTTTGCAATTTATAAAAAAAACAACATTGTGTTAAAATATTTTTAAAATTAGGGAATTTAGTACACCATTTTAATTAAAAAAACACTATAACTAAATTTAAACCTCTAAAAATCAAATATTTAAACCAATGTTAATTTTTTTAACAAATAATAATATTTAGTAATTTTTTCGGGTTTTAAGCTTGTTTTTCTTCTTCTAAATTAACCAATATTAATCCTATATTAATCAAAAATGAAACAAATTATAATTTTTGAAATTTTTCCAATTGCTAAAAACCTCAATAAATTCGTGACTTTAACAAAACTTAAAAAATTAACACAAATAGAGTTTTAAATTAAATTAATCAACTAAAAACTATTAAAACATTAAATTAAAACAAATCTTTTACAAAAGAACAATGGAAGAAAAAAGAATCTAAAACGCATCAACAAAAACAAGAAAAATTATCATTTCCAATAATTTGATTTAGCAATTACAACTATAAGTTAAATGCTCTTTTTATAATCTCATTAAACTAAAAACTTAATTGTTCTTGATCCATTTTAATATTGTTTTTACTTATCTGATTTTTAAAATGAAAAATCGTAATTTTGCATCTCAAATTTTTAATTAAAAAATGTCAAACAAAAAAATGATTACCGCCGCTTTGCCTTATGCAAATGGACCGGTTCATATAGGACATTTGGCGGGTGTTTATATTCCTGCGGATGTTTATGCTAGATTTCAAAGAAGATCAGGAAAAGATGTGGCGTTTATCTGCGGAAGCGATGAGCACGGGATTCCTATTACGATAAGAGCTAAAAAAGAAGGCGTTACTCCGCAAGATATTGTTGATAAATACCACGAAATCATCAAAAAATCATTCTCAGATTTGGGGATTTCTTTTGATGAGTATTCTAGAACAACATCAGCGAATCACCGTGAAACAAGTCAGGATTTCTTCAAAGTTCTTTATGAAAAAGGGAAATTCACGGAAGAAATGTCTGAGCAGTATTTTGATGAGCAAGCAGGAGAATTCCTTGCGGACAGATATATAGTTGGAACTTGCCCAAATTGTGGCAACGAAAATGCTTACGGTGACCAGTGTGAAAAATGTGGTTCTACCCTTTCCCCATCAGAATTGATTAATCCAAAATCAATGTTGAGCGGAAATGTTCCGATTTTAAAAGAAACAAAAAACTGGTATTTACCATTAAATGAATATGAAGATTTCTTAAACGAATGGATTATCGAAGGTCATAAAGACGACTGGAAAACCAACGTTTACGGACAAGTAAAATCTTGGTTGAATGATGGTTTGAAGCCTCGTGCAATGACAAGAGATTTGAATTGGGGCGTTCCAGTTCCACTTCCGAATGCTGAAGGAAAAGTACTTTATGTTTGGTTTGATGCGCCGATTGGTTATATTTCTTTCACGAAAGAATGGGCAGCAAAGAACGGAAAAGACTGGAAAGATTATTGGCAAAACGAAAATTCTGATTTGATTCATTTCATTGGAAAGGATAATATCGTTTTCCACTGTATTATTTTCCCAAGTATGATGAAGGCTCACGGCGATTATGTGATGCCGAAAAATGTTCCTGCTTTCGAATTCCTTAATCTTGAAAATGAAAAAATCTCCACTTCAAGAAACTGGGCAGTTTGGGCGCACGAATATGTGGAAGATTTCCCGGGTCAGCAGGATGTTTTGAGATACGCATTGCTTTCATCTGCTCCGGAAACTAAGGATAATAACTTTACGTGGAAAGATTTTCAGACCAAAAACAATTCTGAATTGGTTGGGATTTTCGGAAATTTCATCAACAGAGTGGCAGTTTTGATTCACAAATATTACAACGGAATTGTCCCTGAAGGAAATAACAATGCTGAGGAATTGAACGAAATCAAAAAAGCGGCAAAAGAAATCGGAACTTTCCTAGATAATTTTGAATTCAGAAATGCGTTGTCAGCGTTGATGAATTTGGCAAGATTCGGGAATCAATATCTACAGACAGAAGAACCTTGGAAAACAATTAAAGATAATCCTGAAAAAGCAGCACATTCTTTATTTGTAGGCGCTCAGATTGCAGTTGCTTTGGCTCAGTTGTGTGAACCGTTTATGCCTTTCAGTTCTGAGAAATTATTGAAAATGTTCAACGTTCAAAAATCGAATTGGAATGATGTTGAAAATAAATCTGTTTTAATTGAAACAGGTCATAAAATCAATGAAGCTTCTCTTCTATTCTCAAAAATCGAAGACGATGTTATCGAAGCTCAAATCCAGAAATTAGAAGACACCAAACAAAACAATAAAAAAACCAATCCTAACGCCAATCCTATGAAAGACGAAATTCAATTCGATGATTTTTCTAAAATCGACCTTAGAACTGCTACCATTCTTGAAGCTGAAAAAGTAGAGAAAGCAGACAAATTATTGAAGTTCAAAGTGGATACTGGTGTTGATATTAGAACGGTTGTTTCCGGTGTTGCAGAAAGCTTTTCTCCGGAAGAATTGATTGGAAAGCAAGTAATGATTTTATTAAATCTTGCGCCAAGAAAAATCCGCGGAATCGAGTCTCAAGGAATGTTTTTATTGACAACAAAACCAGACGGAAAATTATCTTTCGTAACACCTGATGAAACCGTTGAGAATGGGATTGAGATTGGGTAATATTAAAAATTACATAAACAAAAAGAGGCTGTCTCAAAAGGATAGCCTCTTTTTTATTTCTTAGTCAGTTTCGCCAGATAAGAATCTTCTTCCTGCAGAACTTTTTCAATTTTAAAACCATTATTTTCTGCAGCATTTTTCAACGTATTGAAATCTAGATACAGCCATTTTATCGGCTCTTCCGACTCGCCTTTGTAATGAACAATATAATCCAGCTCGCCATAATAACCATCTGCTGGGATATAAAAGCCACCGTCCTCATCTTCGTCAAACATATAGAGAATATCCGTACTGTCAATCAAAATTTGGCCTTTAGAACTCAATAAAGAATGAAGTTTTTTAAGATAAACATCAATGACATTCAAACTTTGAAAAATTCCTGTTCCGTTCATCAATAAAAGAATCGTATCGAAATTACCTTCTGAAAAATGCAGCATATTTTCAGCGAACGCATTCTTGATTCCTCTAAGTTTACAAACTTCAATCGATTTTGGCGAAATATCCAATGCCGTAACTTCAAGTTTTTTTTCATTCTGAAGATAAAGAGAATGCGAACCCGCTCCTGCTCCAATATCCAAAACTTTTCCGATGGCCAGTTTCAAAGCTTTTTGTTCGATTTTATTCATCTCATCAAAATCTCGGAAAAGATAATCCACAGGAAGTTCATCCAGTTCAGAAATTGAAGTTTCGGTTTGTAAATCTTCAGGATTATCGTTGTGATAATAATCCCAGATTGCGCGTCCCATTAGGTCTTTCATAGCGGTAAATCTTTTGCAAAGATAGAATTTTAGTTTCGTAGTTTTAAGTTAAACACAAAGGCACAAAATATTTTTTTTCGATTCGTTTTTAAGGCACAAAGATATTTTCACAACAATATTTCATCTTTCTTAAAGTTGAAAACTTTTGTGCCTTAAAAGAATTATTGATTAAAATTAAAGCCTTGTGTCTTTGTGTTTAATGTATAAGTTTATCATTGTCATTACTTTTTTCTATTTTCTTACGGTTCAGATTTTGCTAATAATGCCTAAATTGTATCTCAAATTTGAAATCAATCTATGACAGATAAAAATAAAAACTTCCAGACGGGATTTACTTTCAGTAAGCATATTCCGGAAGAGGTTTCGCATTTTGACAGGGTATTTGGCATTTTCAAAGACTTGCTCATCCACACTTCGGGAGATTTGGACGAGGCTTTTGATTGGTTGGATATGCTGGATAAAGAGTACGATATTTTCAATGAAAAATATGGTTTGGACGACTTTATCGAAGACCTTAAAAAACGAGGTTACATCAAGGAAGAAATCAAACCTGAAGATGGTAATACAGGTTCTGGAGAAGGCAGAAATATCCTGACAGCCAAATTGGAAGCCACTTTGCGAGATTATGCATTGGACCAAATCTTTGGAAAGTTGAGAAAAAGCGGTGTTGGAAATCACAGAACCAACAAAAGCGGTGTCGGCGACGAAAAAGATGGCGAAACCCGAAATTTCCAATTTGGCGATGACCTCGCATTGGTCAATCTAACGGAAAGCATTAAGAATGCACAAATCAACAACGGAATTTCGGATTTGAGGTTAACGGAAAACGACCTCATCGTAGAAGAAACCAAACATAAAGCGCAGATGAGCACGGTTTTGATGATTGACATCAGCCACTCGATGATTTTGTATGGCGAAGACCGAATCACGCCTGCCAAAAAAGTAGCGATGGCTTTGGTGGAACTCATCAAAAGAAAATATCCGAAAGATTCCATTGATATTATTGTTTTTGGGAACGATGCGTGGCCAATTCAGATTAAAGATTTGCCTTATCTACAAGTCGGACCTTATCATACTAATACGGTTGCAGGATTAGAATTAGCAATGGATATTCTCCGAAGAAAAAGAAACACCAACAAACAAATCTTTATGATTACGGACGGAAAACCAAGTTGTCTGAAACTCCCAACCGGCGAATATTATATGAACAGCGTGGGTCTGGATGAAAAAATCGTCTCCGAATGTCTCAACAGAGCGGCACAAGCCAGAAAACTGAAAATCCCAATCACCACTTTTATGATTGCGCAAGATCCATATTTGAGACAATTTGTGAAAGCTTTCACCGCTCAAAACAAAGGAAAAGCTTTCTTAACAGGACTTTCAGGTTTGGGACAAATGATATTTGAAGATTACGAAAAAAATAGAATTAAAAGGATTTAAAATAAAGCGGGAAGCTGGATGTCAGAAGTTAGAAGACTTCCAGCATCCATCTTCCAGCATCATACAAATTAATATTAAAAATGAAAAACGATACAACATTCAAAGAATTAAAAAAATCTGGATACACAGATAAAACAATTAATCAGGAAATCCAAGCGAACCTGATTGCAAAAATCAAAGCTAAAGAACCAGTTTTCGAAGGACTTTGGGGTTACGAAGACACCGTGATTCCACAATTGAAAAAAGCAATTTTGGCAGGGCATCACATCAATCTTTTAGGATTACGCGGACAGGCAAAAACCAGAATTGCCAGAAGTATGGTTAATCTTTTGGACGAATATATGCCGATTGTGAAAGGTTCGGAAATCAACGACAGTCCGTTTCAGCCGATATCGAAATTTGCTAGAGATTTGATTGCTGAGTTAGGAGATGAAACACCAATTTCTTGGGTTCATCGTTCGGAGAGATTCTTTGAAAAACTGGCAACTCCAGACGTTAATGTGGCAGATTTGATTGGAGATATTGACCCAATCAAAGCAGCAACGTTGAAGCTGCCTTATTCTGACGAGCGCGTTTTACATTACGGGATGATTCCGAGGGCAAACCGTTCTATTTTTGTTTTGAATGAATTGCCAGATTTACAGGCGAGAATTCAGGTTTCTTTGTTTAATATTTTGCAGGAAGGCGATGTCCAGATCCGAGGTTTCCAGTTGAGAATGCCTTTGGATATTCAGTTTATATTTACTGCGAATCCTGAAGACTATACGAACAGAGGAAGTATCGTAACGCCTTTGAAAGACAGAATCGGTTCTCAGATTTTTACACATTATCCAAAAACCATAGCATTAGCAAGACAAATTACCGAACAGGAAGCATTGATTTCTGAAGATGATAAATCGAAAATCCAAGTTCCGGACTTGGCACGAAATCTTTTGGAAGAAGTCGCTTTTGCCGCCAGAGAAAGTGAATATGTAGATGCGAAAAGTGGTGTGAGTGCGAGGTTAACTATTAGCGCGATGGAAAACCTAATTGCAGCTGCTAAATTGAGACTATTGGAATCTGATTCGGATAAGACGCAAGTTCGTTTGTTGGATTTTATGTCAATTATTCCATCCATTACTGGTAAGATTGAATTGGTATATGAAGGCGAACAGGAAGGCGCAGATTTCGTAGCCAAAATATTAATTGATCACGCTGTGATGACACAATTCGAAAGCCTTTTCCCAAGAGTTCCAAAACTGGAAAAAGAAGGTTTGAAAACACCTTACACCGATATCATCCAATGGTTCAACAACAATCATCTGGAACTCAATTATTCTGATACGGATAAAGAATTCTACAACAAATTGGACAGCGTAAAGCCTCTTACCACTTTGATTGAAGAAAATGTTCCTGAATTGGATGACAACGATAAAAACTTCTGCAAAGAATTGGTTCTTTGGGCTTTGACCATCAGCAAGAAATTGGATAAGTCTGAAAATGCTTCTGCTTTTAGTTTCGAGTCAGCTGGGATTGGTCAGTTTTTTAGAAAATAATTTGGTCAATTTTAACTAAAAAAGCCTCAGAGAAAATTATCTGAGGCTTTTTTTATCATTAATTAGAAGTAAAAAACATAGTTCTAAACCATTTTAAAATTGCCCTCCACCTAGAGCTCTGTAAAACTCTGTAACAGCTTGCAACTGTTGAAGCTTATCATTGACTCCAGCTAATTTAGCTGCTAGCAATGATTGTTCAGAAGTCAGAACATTGACATAATTGGTTTTTGAAGAGTAAGTCAGCAATTCTTTATTAAACTCAAGTGACTTTTCCAGAGATTGGATTTGCAGTTGTCTCGTTGTTTCCTTTTCCTTGGCTTTTTGATAAGACAATATAGAGTTGGAAACCTCGGAACCAGCAGTTAACAATGTTTTTTCAAAGGTGTAATACGCCTGCATTTTTCTGGCTTCCATTATTTTCACCTGCGCTTTTCTGTTCCCCATCTGGAAAATATTCTGCGTCAGTGTTCCGCCTGCTGTATAAAACAGGGAATTGGTGAAAAAGTCTTGCAAAGTTCTGGAAGACAGTCCTAAAGTTCCCGTAATATTAAGTGCAGGATAAACTTGGACCATTGCTATATTTTTATTTTCAAATGCCTGACGGAAGGATAATTCAGCGGCTTGAACATCCGGACGATTTTTCAGCAATGATGCCGGAATTCCTGTTTTCAGATCCGTGTAAACCACCTGCGAATCGATAGAATTTCTATCGATAGATTGCGGATTATCATTCATTAAAACATTTAATGAATTCTCAGTTTGTTGAATTTGCAGTTCAAGATCCGGAATGGTTAGCTGTGCAGAATAAAGATTTGCTTTGCTTTGCTCCACATCTGCTCCTGTAAGATAAGCAGCGTCCATCAAAGCTTCTACCGTTTCCACATCTTTTTTACGAAGCTCTACGGTTTGTTTTGTGATTTCCAATTGCTTGTCCAAAGAAATCAGCTGATAATAGAGATTTGCTGCCTGCGCAACCAATTGTGTCTGAACGGCACGTTTAGCCGCATCGGTCTGCAAGAAACCTGCGTAAGCTGTTTTTTTAAGCGCTTTAATTCTTCCCCAAACATCAATTTCCCAACCCGTCGAAATTCCTAATCTGTAAACCAACAAATCAGGCATTACAAAGTTTCCACCTTGTGCGGCACCACTATTTTTGGTCTCAGTGATAGAAGCAACTCCGTCCAGACTTGGTAGATTCTGCAATTGAGATTGTTTGAAAACGGCACTAGCTTCTTGAATTCTCGCAACTGCAACTTTCAAATCCAGATTATTCTGAATGGTTTTATTGATGATATTTTGAAGTTTGACATCTGTGAAAATCTGATTCCAGGCAACATTAGCTGTAGAAATACTGTCATTACTGGTTTTCTGTCGAAAAAGATTATCCTGCCTGCTTTTTTCTATCTGCGGATCCTGATAGGTATCCGTTACTTTACAAGAGTAAAAGAAACCCGCGATACCAGCCAACAGAACTAAATTTATGATTTTAATTTTCATTGTTTTACGTTGCTTTAAGTTACTCGCTTAGTTGTCCGTCGTATTTTTCAAGGTCTTTTTTACCGCTTACTTTTTCCTGAAGGTACATAAATACCGCAAATAATATCGGTATAAAAAACACTCCGAAAATAGTTCCGAACAACATTCCGCCAATAGCACCGATACCTATAGACTGGTTACCGACAGCGCCGGCTCCTGTTGAAATGGCTAATGGAATCAAACCAAAGATAAAGGCAAATGACGTCATCAGAATCGGACGGATTCTTTGCTTTGCTCCACTAATAGCGGCGAGACCAATGGTATAACCTTTCTTCCTGGCATCGAGAGCAAATTCTACAATCAGAATTGCATTTTTCGCCAAGAGACCAATCAACATAATCAATGAAATCTGCGTATAAATATTGTTAGAACCTCCAATCCAAGCACTGAACATCATCACCCCAGCTAAGCCGACAGGTAATGACAACATTACTGCAAATGGAAGCAGATAACTCTCATACTGCGCTGCCAATAGAAAATAGACGAAAACGCAGCATAAAATAAAGATATAAATCGTCTGACTGCTGGAATTGACCTCTTCCCTAGTTAGTCCGGAATATTCGAAACCGTAGCCTTGAGGTAAAGTCTGCTTAGCTACTTCTTCTACAGCGTTGATGGCATCACCAGAAGAGAATCCAGGATTCGGTGTTCCGTTTATTGAAATTGCCGTAAACAAATTGAATCGTCCGATCGCCTGAGGTCCGTACACTCTTTTAGCAGTAATGAATCTGCTAAGCGGTGCCATTTCACCATTTTTATTTCTGACCTGAATCTGATTAAAACTTTCGACATTTTCCCGATTTTCAAAAGGCGCCTGGTAAATCACCCTATATTGCTTACCGAATAAATTGACATTGGAAGAGTAAACACCTCCGTAATAACCTTGCATGGTTCCCAATATATCCGAGACTGTAAATCCGGCAGCTTTAGTAGCCGCCACATCTATATCGATCATATACTGTGGATAGTTCGGGTTAAAAGAGGTAAAAGTCCTTTGGATCTCCGGACGCTGGTTCATCTTGTCAATAAAATCATTGGTCACTTTGGTAAGGTCGCTGATGCTTCCGCCTTTTTGATCTTGGATCTGCAATTCAAAACCGGCAGCATTACCAAACCCTTGAAGCGTAGGTCTTCCGAAGAAAGTCAATTTCGCATCTTTAATTCCTGCTGTTTCCTTATATAATTTTGCTATGAATGACTGGATATCCGATCCTTTTTTAGTTCTGTCTTTCCAGTCTTTCAGTTTTACAATCAGCATTCCGTTATTGGATCCGCTACCGCTAATCATCCCTCTTCCCGAAACTTTGAATATATGCAGCACTTCTGGTTGTTTTTCCACAATTTTTTCAACCTTTGCCATCACTTCTTTCGTTCGGTTTTCATTGGATCCTATCGGTAAAGAAATATCCATAAAAACACCGCCCATATCTTCACTTGGAACAAAAGATTTTGGAGTGGTATTCATTAGCCAGGCAAAAATTCCTGTAAAAACAACTAATCCTGCAAAAGCCATCCATTTTTTTCTAAGAAGAAACAAAACAC is from Epilithonimonas vandammei and encodes:
- a CDS encoding efflux transporter outer membrane subunit, giving the protein MKIKIINLVLLAGIAGFFYSCKVTDTYQDPQIEKSRQDNLFRQKTSNDSISTANVAWNQIFTDVKLQNIINKTIQNNLDLKVAVARIQEASAVFKQSQLQNLPSLDGVASITETKNSGAAQGGNFVMPDLLVYRLGISTGWEIDVWGRIKALKKTAYAGFLQTDAAKRAVQTQLVAQAANLYYQLISLDKQLEITKQTVELRKKDVETVEALMDAAYLTGADVEQSKANLYSAQLTIPDLELQIQQTENSLNVLMNDNPQSIDRNSIDSQVVYTDLKTGIPASLLKNRPDVQAAELSFRQAFENKNIAMVQVYPALNITGTLGLSSRTLQDFFTNSLFYTAGGTLTQNIFQMGNRKAQVKIMEARKMQAYYTFEKTLLTAGSEVSNSILSYQKAKEKETTRQLQIQSLEKSLEFNKELLTYSSKTNYVNVLTSEQSLLAAKLAGVNDKLQQLQAVTEFYRALGGGQF
- a CDS encoding vWA domain-containing protein, producing the protein MTDKNKNFQTGFTFSKHIPEEVSHFDRVFGIFKDLLIHTSGDLDEAFDWLDMLDKEYDIFNEKYGLDDFIEDLKKRGYIKEEIKPEDGNTGSGEGRNILTAKLEATLRDYALDQIFGKLRKSGVGNHRTNKSGVGDEKDGETRNFQFGDDLALVNLTESIKNAQINNGISDLRLTENDLIVEETKHKAQMSTVLMIDISHSMILYGEDRITPAKKVAMALVELIKRKYPKDSIDIIVFGNDAWPIQIKDLPYLQVGPYHTNTVAGLELAMDILRRKRNTNKQIFMITDGKPSCLKLPTGEYYMNSVGLDEKIVSECLNRAAQARKLKIPITTFMIAQDPYLRQFVKAFTAQNKGKAFLTGLSGLGQMIFEDYEKNRIKRI
- the metG gene encoding methionine--tRNA ligase, whose protein sequence is MSNKKMITAALPYANGPVHIGHLAGVYIPADVYARFQRRSGKDVAFICGSDEHGIPITIRAKKEGVTPQDIVDKYHEIIKKSFSDLGISFDEYSRTTSANHRETSQDFFKVLYEKGKFTEEMSEQYFDEQAGEFLADRYIVGTCPNCGNENAYGDQCEKCGSTLSPSELINPKSMLSGNVPILKETKNWYLPLNEYEDFLNEWIIEGHKDDWKTNVYGQVKSWLNDGLKPRAMTRDLNWGVPVPLPNAEGKVLYVWFDAPIGYISFTKEWAAKNGKDWKDYWQNENSDLIHFIGKDNIVFHCIIFPSMMKAHGDYVMPKNVPAFEFLNLENEKISTSRNWAVWAHEYVEDFPGQQDVLRYALLSSAPETKDNNFTWKDFQTKNNSELVGIFGNFINRVAVLIHKYYNGIVPEGNNNAEELNEIKKAAKEIGTFLDNFEFRNALSALMNLARFGNQYLQTEEPWKTIKDNPEKAAHSLFVGAQIAVALAQLCEPFMPFSSEKLLKMFNVQKSNWNDVENKSVLIETGHKINEASLLFSKIEDDVIEAQIQKLEDTKQNNKKTNPNANPMKDEIQFDDFSKIDLRTATILEAEKVEKADKLLKFKVDTGVDIRTVVSGVAESFSPEELIGKQVMILLNLAPRKIRGIESQGMFLLTTKPDGKLSFVTPDETVENGIEIG
- a CDS encoding sigma 54-interacting transcriptional regulator, which codes for MKNDTTFKELKKSGYTDKTINQEIQANLIAKIKAKEPVFEGLWGYEDTVIPQLKKAILAGHHINLLGLRGQAKTRIARSMVNLLDEYMPIVKGSEINDSPFQPISKFARDLIAELGDETPISWVHRSERFFEKLATPDVNVADLIGDIDPIKAATLKLPYSDERVLHYGMIPRANRSIFVLNELPDLQARIQVSLFNILQEGDVQIRGFQLRMPLDIQFIFTANPEDYTNRGSIVTPLKDRIGSQIFTHYPKTIALARQITEQEALISEDDKSKIQVPDLARNLLEEVAFAARESEYVDAKSGVSARLTISAMENLIAAAKLRLLESDSDKTQVRLLDFMSIIPSITGKIELVYEGEQEGADFVAKILIDHAVMTQFESLFPRVPKLEKEGLKTPYTDIIQWFNNNHLELNYSDTDKEFYNKLDSVKPLTTLIEENVPELDDNDKNFCKELVLWALTISKKLDKSENASAFSFESAGIGQFFRK
- a CDS encoding SusC/RagA family TonB-linked outer membrane protein — translated: MRNYNVLKIAPAFLLLGSMLHAQQNDSVKKETEIEQVVLIGYGAKKKTDLTGSITAISAKDFNEGSVNSPEQLIQGKASGIQITTNSGAPGAGSTIRIRGGASLNASNDPLIVIDGVPLDNNGISGASNPLALINPNDIESFNILKDASATAIYGSRASNGVIIITTKRGKTGKLKATYTTTTSVYDKMGTVEMLSADQFRDVVNSKAANNYKLLLGKSNTNWQKEIYQTAVGFDNTLSLSGGVKGLPYRLSLGYLNQDGIIKTNNIERSTASLNLNPKFFDNHLDINFNLKGTYVENRFKDDGAVGAAVVFDPTQSVFAPGFENYGGYFEWLDSTGTPNTNGTKNPLSMLNQRYDLSYVSRVLGNIQFDYKMHFLPELRANLNLGYDYSDSNGNTTVLPTAATEYYRKGSYRRYTQEKKNKLLEFYLNYTKDISAINSLVDITAGYSYQDWQRSEPFAPTSYGNGTMNPQTGNDFFTQNTLISYFARLNYTFDKKYLLTASVRRDASSRFSEDNRVGYFPSVALAWRIDQENFIKNTNVFSTLKLRVGWGQTGQQDINNNDYPYLARYVQSNSGAQYQIGDVFYNTLRGQGYDKNIKWETTTTKNLGLDFGFLNNRINGSIEVYEKETKDLLSVVPVPAGANLTNLLLTNVGDMRNRGIEFNMGVEAIKNENFSWEFNLNATHYKSEITNLASTSVLTGGISGGTGSTIQVHAEGYQPNAFYVYQQVYNQQGKPIEGVYVDRNGDGIINSGDLYQYKSPAPELLLGFSSRFTYKNWDLGFTMRASFGNYVYNNQASQFGNLSGIKANNYLQNIHTSYLDTQFDTPQYFSDYYVENGSFLRMDNINIGYNFPSFINENSKLRVFGSVQNAFLITNYSGLDPEVFNGIDNNLYQRPRVYSIGLNFQF
- a CDS encoding class I SAM-dependent methyltransferase, producing MKDLMGRAIWDYYHNDNPEDLQTETSISELDELPVDYLFRDFDEMNKIEQKALKLAIGKVLDIGAGAGSHSLYLQNEKKLEVTALDISPKSIEVCKLRGIKNAFAENMLHFSEGNFDTILLLMNGTGIFQSLNVIDVYLKKLHSLLSSKGQILIDSTDILYMFDEDEDGGFYIPADGYYGELDYIVHYKGESEEPIKWLYLDFNTLKNAAENNGFKIEKVLQEEDSYLAKLTKK